The segment AATAAGGAGATAATAAGGAAGCTGGAAATACGTGATGCGGAAGAGGGTGTGGAATCTCTACGCTCATACACGCACCTCTATAGTCTGTTGATGAATCTGTTTCAACGGTATCAAGACGGTAACATAAACTGGCTACCAGAAATGGGCATGAGCCTTAATCAACTTGAATTGTGCAACAAGCACCTTCATAATCAACCAGAGCCAGTAACCAATGTGGAAGACAAAACTATCCTGCGGAAGAGGCTTATGGATTTCATTGTAGACCTTATTGAAATCATCTACCACGGCAAGGCCATTGAAGCTACTACTGTACATTCTATGTCATACCAAAATTCTTCAACTGTACCTAAGGCTGATTTCACACTTACCTTGCAGGATATCCTGAACCTAAAGACTGACCTGTTCAGGAACGCCAAGGTGAAACTGGTTCGCCATAAGGATAACAGGAAAGAGTACCGTGAACTGATTAGGGGTAAGTCAACGCTGCTCGAATACCAAAGACAGCAGAGCAAGGAAGTCTTCAAAGGATGTGATTACATCATCTCGTTCATAGGCCAAGAAAGCACCAAATCCCTCCTTTTCGGCATTTACAAAGTGAACGGGATAGAAAAGCGGGAGAACTACTTCTACTATGATTTGGAGCAGGTGCATGAACTGGATTACCTCTATGACCGAGTGGTGATTGATTGGGGCGCAAGTGCAATCACGTGGCACCAATGGTATGACAAACAGCCAAAGGAAATCGTGCAGATACTACCTAAAGGTTACTTAGGCTCCTTCCCTGGCTTGCTAAATTTTGTGCTTGACTTTGACGAGCTTGAAAAGCTCATTGAAAACCCTGACGCCAATCAAGATTGGAAAAATCACCTGTCTTCTGTCAACGGAGTCTATATGATATGGGATACCAAGACGGGAAACCAGTATATCGGCTCAGCATACGGTAAAGACGGTGTATGGCAGCGATGGAGCGAATATGTTACCTCTAACCATGGCGGAAATAAGAAACTTATTGAGCTTTGCGCTGAAACTGGTTACCACAG is part of the Rufibacter tibetensis genome and harbors:
- a CDS encoding GIY-YIG nuclease family protein, translating into METILNDGYCPECLINGRSVSLQLNNEDFWECPETNLQLAVYGIEAVTLKFRGVGQFRSKATYGSDQIDGAILFRSKGVSTDSDRSAFSSEEELREYLTNEVEPQKEFNLSNLADSYAKYRYGNPFTHENSPLPYQRQSRFFNIDFENKEIIRKLEIRDAEEGVESLRSYTHLYSLLMNLFQRYQDGNINWLPEMGMSLNQLELCNKHLHNQPEPVTNVEDKTILRKRLMDFIVDLIEIIYHGKAIEATTVHSMSYQNSSTVPKADFTLTLQDILNLKTDLFRNAKVKLVRHKDNRKEYRELIRGKSTLLEYQRQQSKEVFKGCDYIISFIGQESTKSLLFGIYKVNGIEKRENYFYYDLEQVHELDYLYDRVVIDWGASAITWHQWYDKQPKEIVQILPKGYLGSFPGLLNFVLDFDELEKLIENPDANQDWKNHLSSVNGVYMIWDTKTGNQYIGSAYGKDGVWQRWSEYVTSNHGGNKKLIELCAETGYHRNFRFSLLQSLPSNMDKKEVIAIESLLKQKLGTRVHGLNSN